Sequence from the Xiphophorus maculatus strain JP 163 A chromosome 16, X_maculatus-5.0-male, whole genome shotgun sequence genome:
TGCTGCTGGAGGACAAGATCATTTTTCTTCACTCTGCTACTTTCTCATACTGCTATCTACTTTTGCATTTTCAGTTGTTGCAGCAATTTCTCATCCTGAGCAAAGTTAATAACTTGATGGTTTACTGAAATGACATTTTACCAATTTGACTTTGTCCAATTAGATCTGGTTCTCACAAAAGTCACAAGacaaatttttttctagaaatgttttattgatgtttaagcatgaaaaaaaagaaaattggataTGTGGATTGtatgttttcagataaaaatgatgcctcttagaaaaacaaacataaagcaGCACTtagaaatgtgaacattttgatAGCGATATGGGAGGTCATAAAACTCTATcttgttctaaaataaaaagctgagaATATGCCTAATTTGATTGTCTATTGTAAGATTTGAGTATATACATTAATTCCTTCTGATCTCCTGAAAGTGGTGATAATATGCTGACAACATTGCCATATAAGAAAACTGATTGTTTTATACTCCAGGACAAAGTGATGTTTGCTACAGTTTCAGGTAAAGCTTTGAACGACACGTCCCTTCTTATGTTGGAAACCAAATAAATGAGAGGCTTCGCTGTAATCATCTGGATTtgtaaaacagataaaaggTGAACCAACCACCTCCAACCTGAAATAAACACCAGGACCACAGTGTAGTTTGCATCTCACAAAACTTATTATAACAACTTTAAACCATTTACTAATCAGAACACAAAGGTGGCTGTCTGTACCTTATTGCATTgtgataaaacaacaaatagcaCCTCACCTATCCCCAATAAAAGCATCATGTAGGAAGTATATCTGCATGTCCAATAATTCGTCTATGAGTTAAAATGTAcaggttgtgttttttcattttacccTGAACCTTTATGAACAGCAGCCAAATGGCCCTGAACGCTCCGCCCCCCgggccgctgctgctgctggagagtAATACtgtcaacaaaaaattaaacaacaaagcTGCTTTGGGGTAAACaatgataaaaattatttttaaaatgaaaattacagCAGATTATTATCAACATATATCATTCCTCCTTTGCAGAGGCACAGCATTGTGAATGGACTCATGAGGATTTCACAATCTTGGATTTTTCCCACATTTCCAATCAGACAATCCTCCATTAGGACTCTGGTTAACCGGGAAAACTTTGGAATGGGCTTTCAGGGGCAGTAGCCCAAGGCTCTGATTTTTGAGGGTGGccataaaagtttttttgattagttttttttttttaatgagtgaGTATTTTGTTAACTTTGTACTTTATATCAAATTTATAGGCTTAAATAAGTTGAGTTGCCTGAATATTTGgggatttttatgaatatagacAATATTCAAGTATTTCAAAAAATTATAGTACATTTCTTTGTAAACAGCATGGAGATGTTCACAAAGAAACATCTTTTGAACAAAAGATAGTCACCTATCTTGAAGGTGACTATACTATACTAActtgaacaagttaggataTGTCTATGGGCTACTTAACATGAATCAATTCATATTTGAATGAATGCATTAAAGCAGCAAAGATAATCCTTTGCTGATGTGAAGGATTACCTATTAAtgtactgtaatttgcattacTAAAAGATTTTTTCCTTAGTGGTTAGGAAACCAAAACTTGCTCTAGACCCAAATCCAACTCTGCTGATTACACATGTAACTGCTGTCtaatttattttgtcctttaaATCTGTGAGAAAACATCGTTCTTCATTAAttgtggttattttttattCGTTTCATGGAGCGCATATGCAGTAAAGCACTGAACTATTAACCTCCACTTCTTCAGCCAAATGCagaaatgtgtgatttaaaatgattactttaaatccttttaaaacatgaacactAGGGGTTTTACTGAAGCACAATCTACTCCAAAAGCTCTgggtcatttttaaaatactgccTTCACTGCTGCTTCTGTGGCAAATTACTACCCTGATAATCTCCTCTTACCATAGTACAGGTGCTGTAGTCGATGAATTAGTGCCCTAAGTGTGCAAATAAAGAAATCAGTTCTGTTAAGAAATACTGCATCCAGCTGACGTCTatgtaatatttcataaaaacacaatttccccACTAAAGCACCAAGCTTATGTGGGCCATGCATTGCAAAAGCACCAGGTGAAATACTTTAGATGTGATCAGAGCAGAGAAGCCACAGTATTTATAGTTGCTATGGCTACCGGTGATAAACCTCCTCAAACTGTAGACAGAACCCAAAGCATAAGCACACTACGAAGCAGGCATGTTGTTTCAGCCGTCAGGCTCTGCTGCCCCCCTCAGGAAGTCATGGGAGATGACAGTACAGCCCATGACTAGTTTAGGGCGTGCCACATTGCACAAGAATGTGAAATACTTTCTGACTCAAATCTACACTCAGGGTCTGCATTCAGAATGCAGTCTGTCATTGAATGATGAGGCAGCTCTTCTTCTGTACATCAGGCTCTGATGTGACAagtttcatttcctgtttctctaTCTGCTGCTGTAGACAACCTTCTCTTTACATCCTTCTCatgaaaataatacaaaaaattagaggctgaacaaaaaaaaagtttttggtaAATGGCAAAGAAAGTGTTCTGGAAGGTTGGTTGATAGACCTTATCTGTCACtcactctgacacacacacatgcgcacacacacatttctttgtACAAGCTCAAGTGGGATGAGAGTTTGGTGTCCATAGTAACGATGCCTACAGGATGACACAGGGACAGCCACGACTGTTCTGTTTCCCAGTTTGTTGAGTTGGAGGAGGAGGACTCTCCATCTCCTGAAACCGTCTGAATGAGGAAGATGGagacagacaaaataaaaatgggatCTGATTTATGTTTACACACAAACTGTTAACACTGCATTATGACTGGTGTGTGAGTGTACCTGTAGTCTAATTATTTACATCTAAGATATCTTGAAGGTGACTATACTATACTAActtgaacaagttaggataTGTCTATGGgctacaaaacatgttcattacagtttttgcacaaaataattctcAGATTATGAGATTTCACCTCCTCACTTTTGCTTCTTTGAATGAGCTGTTTTAACTCAttagataataataattattattattattattattattattattattattattattattattagaaaaacagcaacatccTCCTGGAAAAaagctgaattattttttttactttagttttcttttaatggaGGAGCAAAAATGTGCAGGAAGTATATTTTGCACAATAGGTTCCCTTTATGCAAgtaaacatttacatgtttatCTTCCAAGTTAAACATGCAAGCATCCCAAAGCTGCGATGTACTggcctgtccagggtgacccagCTGGAGGGAGCCACCAGCACCTGTCATGACCCCACTGGGGATAAGtgtgtggatggatggatggaaggaaggaaggaaggaaggaaggaaggaaggaaggaaggaaggaaggaaggaaggaaggaaggaaggaaggaaggaaggaaggaaggaaggaaggaaggaaggaaggaaggaaggaaggaaggaaggaaggaaagacagatggacagacaTCCCAAATGCAGAAAGCCTCTACCTGATGATCTGCACCAGCTCCACAAAAGCTTCATCCACATTGTAGCGATTCTTGGCAGAAGCTTCCATGTAGTGGATCTTGTTCTCTCTGGCAAACGCCTGAGCGTCCTCCCTGGAGATCTGCAGACACATCCAGCTTCATGTCAAATCAAGTAAGGACTCACAGAACGAAAAGGCCAACTAACACCGTCAAATCTCTGATAAGTCCCTATGTAATTGTGTGTATGGTCCTAATCATTACAGTACacaggctaaaaaaaaagatgatttgttAAATGAACAATACACTCAGATCAGTAATTATGCCAAAAcgtacaaaaaaacaacaacatacgTTTTGCAtttaacacaaaagaaaacccTTTGTCTGTAATATTCTATCCAGAACAAGTGGAGGCTTTAAtccattaagcacattttaCTATCCAGTTATTAACCAGTTAATCCAGGAAATGGCCAACAAATCAGCCCTAGACAGCGCTGATGTTAAGTCAAACAGAAAGGCtttccacatgttgatgttaggaTTCTTGAGTTGCAGGGAAATCCTGTTCTATAAATGATCAAgcacaaaaatgaattttaggcaataacatttttatgttcttattttaacaggaatttgtttatttgcacattttaccatatttctaatattaaggcttaatgaaaagtttgcAGAATATGCCTATTCTTATCTGATTAGTCatcagattaatcaattactaaaataatcattaactgCAGTCCAACCGCACTCTCATAATATTTTCCCAGAAGTCTTTGAgatcatcaaaatatttttgggcctttgtgttttttagggTCAGCAGTGGTTCTGCTGACCCTCGGACATGGAGGCCATTTTTGCAAAGTTTCAATGACTTTCTCACATTTCTTCAAATCAGTACATGATgagttgctttttgagatcttttagccCATGTCATGTTGTCAAGCAGGTGATTatgtgatttcttgattctacTTGTCATGCACTAATAAGCTCTGAGTGTGGCTTGTGAAACGGAActaaaaaatgtggttaatcacAGTAAATTCCTGATTTAATGTCCCAGCTATTATTCTTGGCTTttcaccccccaccccaccccacccACCGGTCCCCATTGATGTTACAACAGTTAATCGGAACGTCAACAGCGCCTAATACAAACCTTCATCAATCAACCTCCCTGGGTTGATTGATGAAGGTGGTTCGCCCAGGGCGCCAAACAGGCTAGGACTGCCTCTGCGTACCACTCTATGCTGCTCCAGGTCAGCCTTGTTTCCAACCAGCACCATGGGAAAGTCGTCTCTGTCCTTTACCCTCAGGATCTGGGTGTGGAACTTCTGGACCTCATGAAAACTGTACGgatcacaacaaaaaacaatgagcACTTCCAGTATCTATACAAGCACTGACTTACAAAAAACGACAGTTTAAGTTATGGattttaaactaataaatgaTAGACATGCCCCGTGATGGATGGTGACCTGTCGACAGtaaccccacctctcgcccatTGACAGCTGGAGacagacaccagcacccctcctgaccccattagagaaggatgaatgatggatggatgaaaataaaaaaaataaaaacttgatcTGAGGACAGGTTAAACTGTGAAGTATATCGTTgttcataaaattattttaaagcatctttgattatttcattataaTTACGAGCATctttaataaatctttaatatGCGAGATATTCTGAGTTGAGGCCCTGTTTCTAAGAAGATTAACCAGGTATCAATTAAACTTATTAGCAAACTCATACATCTTTTGCCTcatgaaaaatatacatttttcagttttctttattaaaatctgCATCTCTCACACTATTCATACCAGGCAAATTGAGGGAAGATCCTCAGTGCATAAAAAGGCAGCAACATCTTTGGAATGTTTAAAGACTTTTTCCCACCCGTTATGATCGGTCCTGAAGCACAGCTGGTTACAGCATTGACAACATGATCCTTCTCTAGCTGCTGCTTCACCGAGTAAAACTCCTGCTGCGGAAAAATCCTCAAACATCATGAACCAGCCGTCTTTGTGCCCTTCTTGCAAATCTGCAAGAGGGGCAGATTTGCAACTTGCAAGCTTTATCTTGAAAGTTGTGGAGCTTCAATAAAACACcaattttccaaataaaattcaaattcacattcaaaaatactttattggtcccaaaggaaaattaaatatagTAAGTGAATAAATTGAGATTATTAAAAGGGTGATGGTAGCTGGTGATAGATGTTGGCAGGAAAAATCTCTTGTAGCATTCTGTAttacaataaatctgaaaaagcctgcagacagtctcatgaagaggatggtcagggtttTTGATTTTATGATGTGCCAAATATAGAGATGCAGATACAGATTTAATCCAATGTATAacatataatttcatttttaaaagctaaTGTGGAATAGTTTTCcacttaaaaacaattttcatgcTTCAAACTTGAGACTGTAAGTGATTTTTGAATCATGCTGTATTCcaagcaaaatgttttcctattatttttttactagaATTTTTGGTCACTACTGATGTCGTTACCAAAACCCTTTGCAAAACCAACCCTAACTTTTGTCATTTAGATGctagaaacacagagacacacacgcacacacaccaggTCATTACCTGCCCCGGTCGTTGAGAGCAAACACCAGTAAGAAGCCTTCTCCAGAGCGCATGTACTGCTCCCTCATGGCACCAAACTCCTCCTGGCCTGCTGTATCTAGAACTGATACACACAGAAAAATTACACTAGACACTGTGAATATTTTGGCCAAAGCGAGTCCAGTTTTGTAAAACGAATAAAATACAGTCACCACCGTTAGCTTGTTAGCCCTTCAGGAGTTCTAAATCTGGGTGTGTCCTTTATTACTCAACCTTTGGACTTATTGGGTCAGTATTGGCATTAATAGTTTTTGCTGCAgacatttgttcatttgtgaTGGTGGTTCgctaacaaaaacacacaggggtaaatttaaaatctaaataaatacaaagtaaatTATTTCCCTCCCAAATGTAAagtcaaacatgcaaaatggaggcaaaataatctaaaaagcaGCTACTGAACACACAAGAAATAAATCATTCCTGAAAACACTGCAACAGACCAATAGCATGTGAAGAAGTCAGGGGTGTGTGTAACAAAAAGCATCCGGCAGAGCTGTTGGTGCTGTCCACTAGTTTGTAGGTATTTTTACAAAGCAGAGATTTCCTTCTACATTTCAacttttgtttgcaaaataaagtTTCTGGTTGGAAACAAGAGATTCAACAGATCTGAATCTGATCTGTAAGTGCAGCTTgacaaatctgaaaatgtttcaagttGCACTAAAAAGAGAATCAGATGATACTGCTGAATAATCGTaggaaataaaagcaattaaatcAAAGCTACAAGCAGCGCTGGCGACCCTCGCCGCTCAGCGCCGCTCTGGCCTGGTGGTAGTGGTAGCCTCCTGTAATATTCCCATGATAACATGATTTCTCCATTAACTTAAGAGGTTTGCTGGCATTATCACAGGAGGTGGATACATTTTATCCAGTGGGATGTTGACATCTGTGGGAAactatgttaaaaataaaaattaaaaaaaaagaaatgtagttTCCAACGCAATGATaagaacatctaaaaaaaaatagaactggTACCTTAAGTACCAGTTCTTAAGGTACTGAATTCTTTTGTCGAAATTCAGTGTAATTATTCAatgaaagaaatagaaaacaacTAAAAGCTGCATTTGTTGTTATAgctagattttaaaacattaattagttctttttcatttctattcCAAAGACTCACAGGTTGCAAACTTTGGACTTAAACTAACTTGAGAGAATCAATCAGAGAAGGAGATGGTTTAAATCATAGGACATTCATGAATTAGAATGGCATAGTCAAAGTTCACACATTATTTCAACTGACAAAGTCCACAGATGTGCTCCCACCAATCTGAGCAAAAAGTGGTTCAACTACAAAGTATTGTAGTGACTCAGGTACTacaatactttgtgttggtctattacatgAAATACATTTCACTCGTGGTTGtgatgtggcaaaatgtgaaacagtgcaaggggtgtgaatacttttcctAGGCATAGTAGAGTCATTTTCATGGAGTTCTAACAGACAGCAGATGTCCAGAATTAGGATGGAGAtttatctgatgttttcatgaaaTGGTGAAAAAGCAGCATAACCCAACTCAGCTGGCCTGCTGCAAGTCCAAACAGGGCAGTGACACACACAGGGAGCAAACACACACTGCGTGAGTCTTCTCAGACTCTGGGCTGTGGAACAAAACTGTTGACACAATCAGAGTGAATCAGTGTAATGTGGTGCAGCCTTACTGTCTAGCCGAGTCTCCTTCCCATCCACAGTGCACACCTTGGTGTAGGAGTCTTCAATGGTGGGGTCGTAGTCTGACACAAAGTAGGACTGTCGGACACATTCAGCGTTAGTGGCGGAGCAGTTAACACAGTGTACTGATTTCTTCTACTTtctccaaacaaaaacattattccATCTTAAACTACAACAGAGACTTTGCTTGATCCCATTATTCACCTGACCAACATTTAAATAAGCCACTTGTTGGAAGGCACTGAATGCTGCAGTTCATTCACTCCAGCCCTGTTTAGTTGGCTTTAATCGAACTCCAGTTCGTTTGTcaagaaagtctggtttgtttggggatgtgtgaatgtgtaattgAACTTAATgctgaggtcaaagttcacccaAAAAACTGCCCGCCAAAAAAGTCTCAGTTAAAGTGAAGTGAACACTGGTGCTGGTGATGCATACTAAATCACCAAGATGACCGGAGGCCGCTCCCAAGCAGTGCATTATGGgtaaactacaaaaacaaaatgcactaATCTAAAACAAGCAGGAGAAAttgatcatgtttttatttaaccaaagacaaaagagaaatcctacaaccactaaaatttGACCCTACTCCATTTTTGCTcacatttcataaaatataagCATGttatgtcttcttcagaggtttgcgtatcatttccttcagtggttctttgGACCAGCCAATTATGTGGAGATTTTAGATTATGATGTTTAACCAACCACTTTCATGAAAACTAAGTTTCTTAAGGAAAGTGACCTTTGTTAGCAGAAAAATGTactctgaaaaataataaaaacgttTCAAGAGGAGTTGAAGAACCCAGTCATCTCCAAGGCGGAGATGACTGGGTTATTCCCTGCCTTTTGCTTCGTAAGGCTggcaattctttttttttctgacgaATCCCAGGTAGAAAATGGAGAACAAGACTTCACGGAACACAATATGTTTGCAGAGtgccaaagaaaaaacaagatgcCAACTCTGCTTTGAGTGGATTTGGGTTAATGGCATCACATCAATCAAGCTGACCAGCTGGAACTACTAAACATTGTGGTGGAAACTTCCTGACTGATTTTGACTAAGTGTTTGCCCAGTTTATCCTcacttaattgtattttattgttggaAATTGTCCCAAAACCCACATAGTGTTCTCCAACTCCTCACCTTCCGGATGTCACCATGCAGACTAAAAAAATGATGTCTATGAGGAAAAGTCTGGCAACTAGCTTTAACTGGTCTGTGCTGCTCTTCATCAAACCAAACCACTGCTATGGATTCCTTCATACATAGTTTGTGATCTGTGAAATCTTCAGTTTAATCTGGAAAAACATGTAAGGAACCATTTCAGTACATCTTAATGCATTTACACCACTATGGATGAAGCCCTACTGGACTCCATCCATAGTCCAGCTATGGATGGACCTCAGTGCAGAACTCCTGGGTTTGATTCTCATTCTCAGACCAtttgtcttccctctctctctccaccctactttctgttaatgaaagtaacagaaattacatttttaattacttaaaaagGTCATTAGAACTAAaaccaatctttaaaaacaaccGTGGACTGAATTATTTTGAAGGGTCACCAGATTATgaaggttttgttctttctgaTGATTTTAATGCTTTCTGGGCATGTGGAATACATTACTCAAAATAGGAACAGAATCAGACCTTTGTGTCCAGGTGTGAAAAGTATGGGTTTTAGAACCTTGAGATGAATATCCAGAATacttaaaaacagcaaactggTCCTCTAGTCGCAGTGAGGAACCACAACCTAACTTCAGGACAACCCGCATTAGAAAGGGCGAACTGGTCCTTTACTTCCAATGAGGAATCACAACCGAACTTCAGGGCGAACTGGTCTTTTACTCCCAGAAAGGAATTCCATCCTAACTTCAGAACAATCCTCATGACAAAGCAAGCAGGCCGTTTCTGTAGAGACAAAGTTCATGTACCTACCTGGATGAACTGGATGGTCAGGGCACTCTTCCCCACTCCACCTCCTCCCACCACCACCAGTTTGAATCTCTCTTCTTCCCCACTCATTCCTAACGGGGAAACTTTCTT
This genomic interval carries:
- the LOC102226857 gene encoding ras-related protein R-Ras2-like, with protein sequence MSGEEERFKLVVVGGGGVGKSALTIQFIQSYFVSDYDPTIEDSYTKVCTVDGKETRLDILDTAGQEEFGAMREQYMRSGEGFLLVFALNDRGSFHEVQKFHTQILRVKDRDDFPMVLVGNKADLEQHRVISREDAQAFARENKIHYMEASAKNRYNVDEAFVELVQIIRRFQEMESPPPPTQQTGKQNSRGCPCVIL